From Anaerohalosphaera lusitana, one genomic window encodes:
- a CDS encoding Ig-like domain-containing protein yields MTLESVRGSYFEVLAQNSSGNYDIHTPAEVRTYIGTVDEYPGAIAAGLLKSDGNLWARVYFDRGYTWYTLGSSVVGGSGGDTPIFVMPTLSTVTPGHAGTDTYLFDLGIDCDWRFYSGVGNSNVATCLEQVEFSTVQLKAIYLRDALIIPALGRVIIRASQAHCPYDGTSGTAILGLVQAEWNNNHHVIRDLVACVTPAIGGGVAWGGQQVGTAWGYTVNGINTWDGSFDGVMRHEIGHNWDVDDYHADSPEYGTINCGNGYGRFSGPEVETIFNTRDARMSVLDNQGTYSTVPVPPYAALDSHDCYNREDYTFAPLYNDFDANGETISLHSFDPVSKFGGSITLSAGTGPDGLDELIYSPPQTASGIDHFYYTIIDSAGSTATGVFLARLPDLEPFELYVANSDFEAGGWASEYGTSPSGWVSDPPLSGDRRGNYGESLDGIEGIVAALQDAGGNYYQQSLLYAGKGPIDAGSSGRFDITFDYGYRRDATTNGDIKLRVGLWNKTTSTELAGYDLVIGDPGVGANSLSRTTVNLSYDNTGLNGDELALRFTHTGDGSRSWSATALIDNVDIVMPGSPQWLVDPVKESNGIVNQAYWSTVSNDAVDPEKDSLTFIKVSGPSWLTIASNGALSGTPDASDVGLNVWTVEVTDGTNPPVSATLKITVDYEVFLANKGFEYNTWDSNYGTSPQGWLSDPPLSGNRAGNYGETIIGLPGTVAALQDAGANYYQQALTNSSQGNLDAGTSSKYAVTFDYGYRRDVTTNGDIVLRVALWDTTASTELAGSDLIIIDPGPGANFLSRATVNLSYDNTGLEGHGLAVRFTYADKGYRGWSATALLNNVTVGIPDFTPPEAPTGLLTVTSGGTVSLDWNDSNADGVAAFNIYRSELQDGLFAKIAAAPVSYYEDSGLIEGKTYFYYVTALDKSYNESAESNKAYASLRTPGDLDGDGRVDFADLSLFAGNWLATDCWYCDGADLDSNGRVDFDDLTILAENWLSE; encoded by the coding sequence ATGACCTTAGAAAGTGTTCGGGGGAGCTATTTCGAGGTATTGGCGCAGAACAGTTCGGGCAATTACGACATTCATACACCTGCGGAAGTGCGTACCTATATTGGTACTGTGGATGAATACCCCGGTGCCATTGCAGCGGGCCTTTTAAAATCTGACGGCAATCTCTGGGCAAGAGTTTATTTTGACAGAGGTTATACCTGGTATACATTGGGAAGCTCCGTGGTCGGTGGATCGGGTGGTGATACTCCGATATTTGTGATGCCAACGCTCAGTACCGTAACTCCGGGACATGCGGGCACAGACACCTATCTCTTCGATCTGGGGATTGATTGTGACTGGCGTTTTTACAGTGGGGTCGGTAACAGCAATGTCGCCACATGCCTGGAACAGGTTGAGTTTTCAACCGTTCAGCTCAAGGCTATCTATCTTAGAGACGCTCTGATTATTCCGGCGCTTGGACGCGTCATTATTCGCGCTTCTCAAGCACACTGTCCATATGACGGTACAAGTGGCACAGCTATCCTTGGCCTCGTTCAAGCGGAATGGAACAATAACCATCATGTCATTCGCGATCTCGTTGCCTGCGTCACTCCAGCAATCGGAGGAGGTGTAGCCTGGGGTGGACAACAAGTGGGTACTGCTTGGGGTTATACCGTCAATGGGATAAATACATGGGATGGCAGTTTTGATGGTGTCATGCGTCATGAGATTGGACACAACTGGGACGTTGATGATTACCATGCCGACAGCCCTGAATACGGCACAATTAATTGCGGCAACGGTTACGGACGTTTTTCCGGTCCCGAGGTCGAAACAATCTTTAATACGCGTGATGCTAGAATGTCGGTTCTTGACAATCAGGGAACGTACAGCACGGTACCTGTCCCTCCTTATGCTGCATTAGACTCTCATGATTGTTATAACCGGGAAGATTATACGTTCGCGCCTTTGTACAACGACTTTGATGCCAATGGGGAAACTATAAGCCTACATTCGTTTGATCCGGTTTCAAAATTTGGCGGCAGTATCACATTATCTGCGGGAACCGGGCCCGACGGCCTTGATGAGCTGATATACAGTCCCCCGCAGACCGCGAGCGGAATCGATCACTTCTATTACACGATCATCGATTCGGCCGGATCGACCGCCACAGGTGTATTTCTCGCTAGACTGCCTGATTTAGAACCGTTTGAACTGTATGTTGCCAACAGCGACTTTGAGGCTGGAGGATGGGCTTCCGAATATGGCACTTCGCCTTCCGGCTGGGTTAGCGATCCTCCACTAAGTGGTGATCGCAGAGGCAACTATGGCGAATCGCTGGATGGCATTGAGGGAATTGTCGCCGCTCTTCAGGATGCTGGCGGCAATTACTACCAGCAGTCACTATTATATGCTGGAAAAGGTCCGATTGACGCAGGGTCAAGTGGCCGCTTTGATATTACGTTTGATTACGGTTACCGCAGAGATGCTACGACGAATGGAGATATCAAATTACGAGTGGGTCTTTGGAACAAGACAACTTCAACTGAACTGGCTGGTTACGACCTTGTGATCGGTGATCCAGGTGTAGGAGCCAATTCCCTTAGCAGAACCACTGTCAATTTGTCTTACGATAATACCGGCCTTAACGGCGACGAACTTGCCCTTAGATTTACGCACACCGGCGATGGCTCCAGAAGCTGGTCTGCAACGGCACTAATCGACAACGTCGACATTGTTATGCCTGGATCGCCGCAATGGCTTGTTGACCCGGTCAAAGAAAGTAACGGCATCGTAAACCAGGCATATTGGTCAACAGTGTCAAATGATGCGGTTGACCCTGAAAAGGACTCATTGACATTTATAAAGGTCTCAGGTCCTTCATGGCTCACAATCGCCTCTAATGGGGCGCTTAGCGGAACACCCGATGCAAGCGATGTTGGTTTGAATGTCTGGACTGTTGAGGTCACAGATGGGACGAATCCGCCAGTGTCCGCAACACTGAAGATTACTGTTGATTATGAGGTCTTTCTTGCAAACAAAGGTTTTGAATATAACACGTGGGACTCCAATTATGGAACTTCTCCACAAGGATGGCTCAGCGATCCCCCGCTTAGCGGAAACCGCGCAGGTAATTACGGTGAAACGATTATTGGCCTCCCTGGAACGGTTGCCGCTCTTCAGGATGCGGGCGCAAATTACTACCAGCAGGCACTTACTAATTCCAGCCAAGGTAACCTTGATGCCGGTACATCCAGCAAATACGCTGTTACATTCGACTATGGTTACCGCAGAGATGTAACGACTAACGGAGATATAGTTTTGAGAGTGGCTCTTTGGGATACGACTGCTTCAACTGAACTGGCTGGTTCTGACCTGATTATTATTGATCCGGGCCCGGGTGCTAATTTCCTCAGCAGGGCAACTGTCAATCTTTCATATGACAACACAGGCCTCGAAGGCCATGGACTTGCGGTACGCTTTACTTACGCAGACAAGGGATACAGAGGCTGGTCAGCGACAGCATTGCTTAACAATGTTACTGTTGGAATTCCTGACTTCACACCGCCCGAAGCCCCCACGGGTCTTTTAACTGTGACAAGCGGCGGAACTGTCAGCCTTGACTGGAATGACAGCAACGCGGATGGCGTGGCCGCTTTCAATATTTATCGCAGTGAGTTGCAGGACGGATTATTTGCAAAAATTGCCGCAGCTCCCGTAAGTTATTATGAAGACAGCGGTCTTATAGAAGGCAAGACATACTTCTATTATGTAACCGCTTTGGATAAATCTTACAACGAATCCGCCGAATCGAACAAGGCCTACGCCAGCCTTCGCACACCAGGTGACCTCGACGGAGACGGACGTGTTGACTTTGCCGACCTCAGTCTATTCGCCGGCAACTGGCTTGCAACCGATTGCTGGTACTGCGATGGCGCCGACCTCGACAGTAACGGGCGGGTAGACTTCGATGATCTGACAATACTGGCCGAAAACTGGCTGAGTGAATAA
- a CDS encoding fibronectin type III domain-containing protein — protein MKHTINHKFAMVLVLLASSFAFSAPATLTQTVSDGSETITLRMTLESVRGSYFEVLMQNSSGTYDIHTPAEVSTYLGTVDEYPGAIAAGLLKSDGSLWARVYFDRGYTWYTLGSSKVGESGADTPIFAMPTLSTVTPGHAGTDTYLFDLGIDCDWRFYSGVGNSNVATCLEQVEFSTVQLKAIYLRDALIIPELGRVIIRASQAHCPYDGTSGTAILGLVQTEWETNHTDANRDLVACATPDIGGGVAWGGQQVGTSHGYSVNGINTWDGSFDGVMRHEIGHNWDVDDYHAGSPEYGTINCGNGYSRFSGPEVETILNTRDAKMSVLDNQGTYSTIAVPPYAALDSHDCYKRQDYTFAPLHNDFDANGETISLLSFDSTSKFGGSITLSAGTGPGGIDELIYSPPQTASGIDHFYYTIIDSAGSTATGVFLAKLPDLEPFELYVANSDFEAGGWASEYGTSPSGWVSDPPLTGSGAGNYGQTMPDLTGIQAALQDVGGNYYQQVIDYSGAGAVDAGTEDEYAVTFDYGYRRDATTNGDITLRVALWDTTASTELVGYDLVITDPGVGINSLSTTTINLAYDNTALSGHELAVRFTHAGNGTRTWSATALIDNVSIVSPGQPGWYTDPVVEVGALDNTAYSSSLADDAADPENDPLTFTKVTGPAWLTVASNGDLSGTPSASDIGLNVWTVEVTDGTNPPVPAELHITVSYKVTVLNGGFESNTWYSEQGTSPANWISDPPLSGSVSGNYGQSMPDLTGIQAALQDVGGNYYQQGLTDSSLGTIDAGFAGEYTVTFDYGYRRDAVTNGEIPLRVALWDTTTSTELAASKVYISDPGVGTNSLTRTSLNLSYDNTGLSGDGLAVRITYADSGYRTYYATALIDNVAVGITIDDTTPPAAPTGLTATPGDATVTLDWDDNSETDLASYNVYRSTTSGTGYAILAQGLPTSDYTDNSVSNGTTYYYVATAVDTSNNKSAYSSQVSATPQAQQTTMYVQAIDLTVVQAGGPNHKGQAIVTIYDNNAQPLSGATVYGTFTGDYNESGSTVTDSNGQAMMTTSSKARNPSFTFTVDDVTASGYTYDAASNVQTSETY, from the coding sequence ATGAAACACACTATTAATCATAAGTTCGCTATGGTTTTAGTTTTATTAGCTTCGTCTTTTGCGTTTTCCGCACCTGCAACCTTGACCCAAACGGTTTCTGACGGTTCAGAAACCATTACGCTTAGGATGACTTTAGAGAGTGTACGGGGCTCCTATTTTGAGGTCCTGATGCAGAACAGTTCTGGCACTTACGATATTCATACACCTGCCGAAGTGAGTACATACCTGGGCACGGTAGATGAGTACCCCGGTGCAATTGCTGCGGGCCTGTTGAAATCTGACGGCAGTCTCTGGGCAAGAGTTTATTTTGACAGAGGTTATACCTGGTATACATTGGGAAGCTCTAAGGTTGGGGAATCAGGGGCTGATACTCCAATATTTGCGATGCCAACGCTCAGTACTGTGACGCCTGGACATGCGGGCACTGACACCTATCTGTTTGATCTTGGAATTGATTGTGACTGGCGTTTTTACAGTGGTGTCGGAAACAGCAATGTAGCCACGTGTCTTGAACAGGTTGAATTTTCAACCGTGCAGCTCAAGGCTATCTACCTCAGAGACGCCCTCATTATTCCGGAGCTTGGACGTGTAATCATTCGAGCTTCTCAAGCACACTGTCCATATGACGGTACAAGCGGCACCGCGATTCTTGGTCTCGTTCAAACGGAATGGGAAACAAACCATACAGACGCAAATCGCGATCTCGTCGCCTGTGCCACCCCAGATATAGGAGGAGGTGTTGCCTGGGGCGGACAACAAGTGGGTACTTCCCACGGTTATTCCGTCAATGGGATAAATACATGGGATGGGAGTTTTGATGGTGTTATGCGCCATGAGATTGGACACAACTGGGACGTTGATGATTATCATGCCGGCAGCCCTGAATACGGTACAATAAACTGCGGCAATGGCTATTCACGTTTTTCCGGTCCTGAGGTCGAAACAATCCTTAATACGCGTGATGCAAAAATGTCAGTCCTGGACAACCAGGGAACGTATAGTACAATTGCTGTCCCCCCGTATGCTGCATTGGACTCTCACGATTGTTATAAACGGCAAGATTACACCTTCGCGCCACTGCATAATGACTTTGATGCCAACGGAGAAACGATAAGCCTGCTTTCGTTTGATTCGACTTCAAAATTTGGCGGCAGTATTACATTATCTGCCGGCACCGGTCCAGGCGGCATTGATGAGCTGATCTACAGTCCCCCGCAGACCGCGAGCGGAATCGACCATTTCTATTACACGATAATCGATTCGGCCGGATCGACCGCGACAGGCGTGTTTCTCGCTAAACTGCCTGATTTGGAACCGTTTGAACTGTATGTTGCTAACAGCGACTTTGAGGCTGGAGGATGGGCTTCCGAATATGGCACTTCGCCTTCCGGCTGGGTTAGCGATCCTCCTTTGACAGGTTCAGGTGCAGGCAACTATGGACAGACGATGCCGGATTTGACAGGAATTCAGGCCGCATTGCAGGATGTAGGAGGCAATTACTATCAACAGGTAATTGATTATAGCGGTGCCGGAGCAGTTGACGCGGGCACAGAAGATGAATATGCGGTAACTTTTGACTATGGTTATCGAAGAGATGCAACGACCAACGGCGATATCACTTTAAGAGTCGCACTTTGGGATACAACGGCATCGACCGAACTGGTTGGCTACGATTTGGTCATCACAGATCCAGGCGTTGGAATAAATTCATTGAGCACTACGACGATCAACCTAGCCTATGACAATACTGCTCTTAGTGGTCATGAACTGGCTGTCCGCTTTACACACGCTGGAAACGGCACCAGAACCTGGTCTGCGACGGCCTTAATTGATAACGTCAGTATTGTCAGCCCTGGCCAGCCAGGCTGGTACACGGATCCTGTTGTTGAAGTAGGAGCGCTGGACAATACAGCTTACAGCTCTTCATTGGCCGATGATGCTGCTGACCCTGAAAACGACCCATTGACATTTACAAAGGTTACAGGTCCTGCATGGCTGACAGTCGCGTCTAATGGAGACCTTAGCGGAACACCCAGTGCAAGCGATATCGGTTTGAATGTCTGGACGGTTGAGGTTACCGATGGCACCAATCCTCCTGTTCCTGCAGAACTGCATATTACAGTCAGCTACAAGGTGACTGTTTTAAACGGTGGTTTTGAAAGCAATACATGGTATTCAGAACAGGGCACCTCACCTGCAAACTGGATAAGTGATCCCCCGTTGAGCGGTTCAGTCTCTGGCAATTATGGCCAGAGCATGCCTGATTTGACAGGTATCCAGGCCGCACTTCAGGATGTTGGCGGCAATTACTATCAACAGGGCCTCACAGATTCCAGCTTGGGCACGATCGATGCTGGTTTTGCAGGTGAATATACAGTAACCTTTGATTACGGCTACCGACGCGATGCGGTAACAAATGGTGAAATACCGTTGAGAGTGGCGCTTTGGGATACGACCACATCCACTGAACTGGCCGCATCGAAAGTATATATAAGTGATCCCGGTGTAGGTACCAATTCTCTCACGCGAACTTCGCTAAATCTGTCATACGACAACACCGGACTTAGTGGCGATGGGTTGGCGGTGAGAATTACATACGCTGACAGCGGTTACCGAACCTACTATGCCACGGCACTTATCGACAATGTTGCTGTCGGGATTACAATCGATGACACAACGCCCCCGGCCGCTCCGACAGGTTTGACAGCGACACCGGGCGATGCAACTGTGACCCTTGACTGGGACGACAACAGCGAGACCGATTTGGCCAGTTACAATGTCTATCGCAGCACAACCAGCGGCACCGGATATGCCATTTTAGCCCAAGGTTTGCCCACCAGCGATTACACGGATAACTCGGTCTCAAACGGAACGACTTACTACTATGTTGCGACAGCAGTAGATACCAGCAATAATAAGTCGGCCTACTCAAGTCAAGTCTCAGCGACACCTCAAGCACAGCAGACAACGATGTACGTGCAGGCGATTGATCTGACTGTTGTTCAAGCTGGCGGTCCAAACCATAAAGGTCAAGCCATAGTGACAATTTACGACAATAATGCTCAGCCGCTCAGTGGAGCGACGGTCTATGGCACATTCACCGGCGACTACAACGAATCTGGTTCGACCGTGACTGATAGCAATGGCCAGGCAATGATGACCACTTCATCCAAAGCCAGAAATCCCAGCTTCACGTTCACGGTAGACGACGTGACAGCATCGGGATACACCTATGATGCTGCTTCAAATGTTCAAACCAGTGAGACTTACTAA
- a CDS encoding uroporphyrinogen decarboxylase family protein codes for MDMEKVYQERLKRYTTALKNEKPDMVPIRPLVAEFTAKYTGFTCQELSQDCNKAFEAACICAKDFDWDAVCPNMVYVWAGITQANGSKYYAMPGVEISADTAFQYREPSEDDAFMKPDEYDELIADPTGFLANVWLPRTSTDVAAPGQPTSFRNNMAFLRGGMAMLNYFSSFGPQCERLRKECGTVPAIAGMLKAPLDIIGDKLRGYIGLTMDLMERPEKVKKACEALIPHLAYNAIASAGSATNFPVGFWMHRGCTPFVTQEQFDNIYWPTLKPVIEAIWESGHQTMFYAEGNWDNHLEAFTELPDRSIVYHVDQGDIFKAHKVLGDKFCISGGIPNALLSYGTPDEVRQRCKEVIDGVAKDGGYIMDASAIMQNDTNVENIKAMTEFTREYGVY; via the coding sequence ATGGACATGGAAAAGGTTTACCAGGAACGCCTTAAACGTTACACGACAGCGTTGAAAAACGAAAAGCCGGATATGGTTCCAATCAGGCCTTTAGTGGCTGAGTTTACTGCAAAATATACCGGTTTCACCTGTCAGGAGTTATCCCAAGATTGCAACAAGGCTTTTGAAGCAGCATGCATCTGCGCAAAAGATTTTGACTGGGATGCTGTTTGTCCGAATATGGTTTATGTTTGGGCAGGGATCACACAGGCCAACGGTTCAAAGTATTACGCCATGCCGGGTGTGGAAATATCTGCCGACACGGCGTTTCAGTACCGTGAACCGTCCGAAGATGATGCTTTTATGAAGCCTGACGAATATGATGAACTGATCGCCGATCCCACAGGTTTTTTAGCGAATGTATGGCTTCCACGTACATCAACTGATGTTGCCGCTCCGGGCCAGCCAACTTCTTTCCGCAATAATATGGCATTCCTGAGAGGCGGGATGGCGATGCTGAATTATTTTAGTTCGTTCGGTCCGCAGTGCGAACGGCTGAGGAAAGAATGCGGAACGGTACCTGCGATCGCGGGTATGCTCAAGGCTCCGCTGGATATCATCGGCGACAAACTCCGGGGCTACATCGGGCTTACAATGGATCTTATGGAGAGACCTGAAAAGGTCAAAAAAGCCTGTGAAGCACTGATCCCTCACCTTGCATATAATGCTATCGCCTCGGCGGGTTCGGCAACAAACTTCCCTGTGGGTTTCTGGATGCATCGCGGATGCACTCCATTTGTAACGCAGGAACAATTTGATAATATTTACTGGCCGACATTGAAACCGGTTATCGAAGCTATATGGGAGAGCGGCCACCAGACGATGTTCTATGCCGAAGGTAACTGGGATAATCACCTGGAGGCTTTTACTGAACTGCCGGATCGCAGCATCGTTTATCATGTAGATCAGGGCGATATTTTCAAGGCTCATAAAGTGCTTGGCGATAAGTTCTGTATCAGCGGCGGAATTCCTAACGCCCTGCTTTCGTATGGAACGCCGGACGAGGTCAGACAAAGGTGCAAAGAGGTTATAGACGGTGTGGCAAAAGACGGAGGTTATATTATGGACGCGAGCGCGATCATGCAAAACGATACCAACGTCGAAAATATAAAAGCAATGACAGAGTTCACCCGAGAATACGGAGTTTACTAA